The Chloroflexia bacterium SDU3-3 sequence ATCTCTACCCCGACCAGATGAACATCTACGGCGACCGCGGCAATATCCTCACGCTCAGCCAGCGCTGCAGGTGGCGCGGCATCGAGCCGCAGGTGGTGCCCATCGGCGTGGGCGACGCGGTGGACTGGTCCAGCCTCGACATCTTGTTCTTCGGCGGCGGGCAGGACAGCGGCCAGGCCCTGATCGCGCACGACCTCGTGCGGCGGCTGGGCGCGTCGCTCAAGGCCGCCATCGAGGATGGCGCGGTGATGCTGACGATCTGTGGCGGCTACCAGCTGCTGGGCGACCACTTCCTCACCCACACTGGCGAGAAGCTGCCGGGCATCGGCGCGCTCGACCTGCGCACTGTGGGCGGCCACAAGCGCCTGATCGGCAATATCGTGGTGGAGGCCAGCCTGGCCGAGGGCCAGCCGCCCGTACGGCTGGTGGGCTTCGAGAACCACTCGGGGCAGACCTTCCTGGGCCAGGGCGTGCGCCCGCTGGGCCGGGTGCTGGCCGGGTTCGGCAACAACGGCGAGGACGGCACCGAGGGCGCGGTCTACAAGAACACTATCGGCTGCTATATGCACGGCTCGCTGCTGCCCAAGAACCCGCAGCTGGCCGACGACCTGATCCGCCGCGCGCTGCTGCGCCGCTATGGCCGCGACGACCTGGAGCCGATCGACGACACGCTGGAGCTGCGCGCCCAGCGCACGATGATCGAGCGGGTGGTGTAGGCGTTTTCTGCCATGGCCGCCCGTGCAGG is a genomic window containing:
- a CDS encoding glutamine amidotransferase, coding for MQLRIGHLYPDQMNIYGDRGNILTLSQRCRWRGIEPQVVPIGVGDAVDWSSLDILFFGGGQDSGQALIAHDLVRRLGASLKAAIEDGAVMLTICGGYQLLGDHFLTHTGEKLPGIGALDLRTVGGHKRLIGNIVVEASLAEGQPPVRLVGFENHSGQTFLGQGVRPLGRVLAGFGNNGEDGTEGAVYKNTIGCYMHGSLLPKNPQLADDLIRRALLRRYGRDDLEPIDDTLELRAQRTMIERVV